One genomic window of Gossypium hirsutum isolate 1008001.06 chromosome D11, Gossypium_hirsutum_v2.1, whole genome shotgun sequence includes the following:
- the LOC107943045 gene encoding acyl-CoA-binding protein-like, protein MGLKEEFEEHAEKVKTLPAAPSNDDMLILYGLYKQATVGPVNTGRPGMFNMRERYKWDAWKAVEGKSKEEAMGDYITKVKQLFEAAGSS, encoded by the exons ATGGGTTTGAAG GAGGAATTCGAGGAGCATGCCGAGAAAGTTAAGACCCTCCCGGCCGCCCCTTCGAACGATGACATGCTCATTCTCTATGGACTGTACAAGCAAGCCACTGTTGGACCAGTGAATACCG GCCGTCCTGGAATGTTCAACATGAGGGAAAGGTACAAGTGGGATGCATGGAAGGCTGTTGAAG GGAAATCAAAGGAGGAAGCAATGGGGGATTATATCACCAAAGTAAAACAACTGTTTGAGGCTGCTGGAAGTTCTTGA